The sequence TCCGGTGAGGATCGCAGGTTGCGGTCGGCTCTGCGGGGGTTGGAAGCAGGTCAGGACCATCAACTCCCTTCAAGGTTGGCGCATGGCAGCCCGGCGCCTTCACGCGGGGGAATCAACTGGTGAGTACGGCGTGTAGAAACGCAGGCGGAGGACGACATCGCCGCGGACCCCTCCTCCCGATCCGTCGTCCTGAGGTGAGGGCGAACGCTACGCCTGCGAGCGGCAGCTGTCAAATCCACGCGCTATCTGAGGCGTGCTCACCACGCTTCCTCATCAGCCCCGCATCACCGCGGACGCCGCGCTACGTCTGGTCCGGCGGAGCCTCCGCCGCTTCAAGCTCGTCTCGCCCGGCGCGCGTGACTACTCGGCGACGGTACGCACGCTGGCCGAGGCGCGGCTCGTTGGAGGCATCATCTACGACGCGCTGGTGGCGCGCGTGGCAGCCAAGAGCCGAGCGCAGGAGATACTCACCTTGAACCGGCGTGACTTCGATCGCCTCGGACCGCTCTTCGGCGTCAAGGTGAGGGCTCCCTGAGCCGGCATACCGGCTCACCCGACCCGCGCGATGATCCCGTCCTCCACCCAGCGCGCGAGCAGCGACGTCACCTCTTCCGCCGCCTCGCCCGGCGGGCGGTCGGCGAAGGCCTCGCAGACGACGACGAACGGCGCGCCCGCCGTCAGCCGGCGGAGCGCCTCCGCCGCGCACGCATCCATGGCGGCGTGAAACACTGCGTAGCCAGCCCCACGCCAGACCCGGATGGCAGTGGGCGCCGCAGTCAGGCCGGCCGGATCGGTGCCGGCCCACAGCTCATGCACCGGCCACGAGGTGCGGACGACCTGGAGTGCGGGAATGGGAACCAGATAGAGGTGGGGCCAGTCCTCGGGGCGGACGGTTCGCAGGGCGGCTACCGGCAGCGGCTCGGCGTCCGGGGCGTCGAACACGTCGATCCGGGCCCATTCGAGGCGGGCCAGGTCGGCGAGGTAGGGCGGCAGATCGGTCCGCCGCTCGAGGAATGCCGCCATGGCCCGGCTCAGGTGGCGAAGCGACGGATGCTCGGACGGATGGCTTCTCAGGTAGTCGCGTGCGATCTGCTCGAATCCGTCGCGGCCGAGGAGCGCCGCGAGGCGCGGAAAGTCCTCGTGCAGCACGTCGAGGAGTCGTGAGGAGTAGGCGCCGGCATAGACCTGGACGCGTGCGCTCGAGTCGAGGGTCGAGCTGGGCAGGACGGCTTCGACGAGCTCCGGCGCGATGGTATCCCACTCGTCGGCCAGGGAACGCCAGAAGAGCTGCTGGAGCTCACGCAGGCTGGCGACAAGCACCCAGCGCCTCCGCCTCGACCGTACGGGCATGTTCCGCCTCGGCGACCAGCTCCTCGAAGGCGGGGATGTGGTCGTCCCACTCCACGAGCGTCGAGACCGGACCGAAGCGTCGCACGGCGTCGCGGTAGAGGGTCCACACGGGCGACGGCACGGGGTGATCGTGCGTGTCCACCAGGTGCGTACCCGCGTCGCTGTGGCCCGCGAGGTGAATCTGGCCGATGCGTTCCGGAGGCAGACCCGCGAGGTAGTCGTCCGGCGAGAAGCCGTGGTTCACGGCGCTCACGTAGATGTTGTTCACGTCGAGCAGGATGCCGCAGTCGGCAGCCTCCGCGACGCCGCCGAGAAAGGTCCATTCCGGCATGGTCGAGTGTCTGAAGGTGACGTAGCTCGAGACGTTCTCGACCAGGATGCGCCGGCCGAGCCGTTCCTGCACGTGACGGATCCGATCCGCGACGTGCGCGAGCGTCTCCTCGGTGTACGGCAGCGGGAGCAGGTCGTGGGCGTAGTGGCGTCCGAAGGCCCCCCAGCACAGGTGCTCGGAGACCCACGCCGGCTCGAAGCGGCGGATCAGCCGCTCGAGCTCACCCAGGTGGCGCTCGTTCAGCGGGTCGGTGCCGCCGAGGTTCATCGACACCCCGTGGAGCACGACGGGCGCCAGCGCGCGCGCCTTCTCGAGCACGTGGAGCGGCCGCCCTCCCGGGATCATGAAGTTCTCCGAGATCACCTCGAACCAGTCGACGCGCGCGGTGCCGTCGACGACGCGCGGATAGTGCGGTGGGCGGAGCCCGATACCGTGGCCGAGGTGGGAGAAGAGCGCCATGCCGATGGTGAGGGCCCCGAGCTCGGGCCCGGGGCCCCGCCCAACTTACTGCTTCTTGGCCTCGGGGGCGACGGTTCCGCCCTTTGTCTTGCAGTCGGCCGCGCTCGCCTTGACGATCCCCTGGCCCTTGCACGCGTTCTTGCCCTTGCACTCGTTGTGCGCGCTGGCGCAGGAGCCCTGCCCCTTGCAGGCGTTGATCCCGGCGCACCGGACCTCGTCGGCGCCCGCCTTCTGTTCCGCCCGGGCCGTGACGGCACCCGATAGAAACAGGGCCGCGGCCGCGCTGGCGATGAGGATGCTCTTGCCGTTCATCAGTCTCCTCCCTCCGCTGGGTTTGTGCGGCTTAGACGCCGGGCCTGGGAAAAGGTTTCACCGGCGCCGCCATCTGCGGAGATCACGGTCCGGATGGGGTAGGGGATCTCGAGCCCGGCGCGCTGCGCGGCGTGCCAGATACGGGTCCGGACCTCCTCGTCGATGACGGTGTCGTGCTCGAAATCCGCGATCCAGTACCGCAGGCCGTAGACGATCGCACTCTCGCCGAAGTCGTGCGGACCGCAGTCGGGCGGCGGCTGTTCCAGCACCCCCGGGACGTCCCGCACGGCGGCCACCAGCACGCCCCTCACCTGGCCCGGTGGATGGCGATAGTCGAAGCCGATCCGCACCGTCATGCGATGCGCTCCCGTCGGCCGCGAGAAGTTGAGCACCTCGCCCGCGACGAGCTCGCTGTTCGGCACGAAGACGGTGTCCCCGTCCTTGGTGACGATGCGCGTGGACCGCCAGCCGATCTCGAGGATCCGACCGACCCGGCTGCCGACCTCGATCCACTCGCCGCGGCCGAGCGTGCGGTCGAGCTGCAGACCGAGCCCGCCGAAGACGTTGGCGATGGTCGACTGGAGCGCGAGCCCGATGACTGCCGTCAGCACCGCCGAGGTCGTGACGAGCGAGAAGAGGTCGAGGCCCGCGAGGCGGAGAAAGCCCATGACGAGAGCGACCGCCACCGACACCAGCAGGAGGTCACGCAGGATCGACGGCACATCCACCCCGACGCGTGCCAGCACGAGGTCGAAGACCACGAGCCCGGCGATCGCGACCAGCCCGATGCCGAGCGTGAGGACGCTGAGCACCTGCACCAGAGTACCCAGAGACGCACCGGCCATGCCGCCGAGGAGAATCGCGCTGGCCGACAGCACGACGGACACGCCGAGGAACAGCACCGCGCCTCCGCCGCGATGACGGCGTCCGCGTGGGAGGAGCCGCCGCAGGATGGGCATTGCCAGCAGGGCGAGCGCCGCCACACCCAGGACCACCCACCCGGGGCCGGCATCCTGCAAGCGGTCCGAGATGGTCGTCACTGGGTTCAGATGCCGCGGTTTCGGTCTCGGTTACGGCGCTTCCCGGCTGCGGATGAGGGCATAGAACCCGAGCTGACCCTCCGCCGGGCAGGTGTGGATCGTGAGCCGGTGGCGCCCAGGGTCGAGGGCGAGCGTGACGATGACCCCCCGGCCGAGGACCCCCGCTCGGGGCGACAGGATCGCGGCCGCGAGCCGGTCGTCGACGAACACCTGGGCGGTGCCGTAGGGCGAGACCTCGAGCGCGAGGGTGGTGGGCCGATCCACCTCCTCGAGGCGCGCGAAGGCGACGCAGGCCGCCGCCTCGCCGAGGCGCCGCCCGTCGACGTATCCCTCCAGCGCGCGCTCCCGCCCGGCGCCGCGCGGGTAGCTCGGTAGACCGGGGTCGGCGACGAGCTCGAGCGGCGGCGGCAGCGGTGCACCGCCCGGCAGGACCTTCCAGTCGAGAAGGAAGTCCTGGTTGTGATCCTCGAGGAAGCGGTAGAGGTACGTGATGCCATCGTGCAGGGGCACCGCGCGCGGGTCGGCGGCGAGTCGCGCCCGCGCGAACGGATACTGCCCGTCGTCGGCGTAGTAGTCGCTGTCGAAGCGGGTAGCGGCGACCAGCGGGATGTCGGCCACGCGACCCTCGAACAGGTCGAGGTACAGGCGGTAGGTCGCCGGGTCCTTCGCCGCGATGAAGATCGGGTCGAGGACGTCGAGGTACGCGGCGTGGGGTGCCCAGAAGACGAACGCCTCCGTGGCGGCCCAGGGCGCCGCCACCCGGGCGCCCTCGGGCAACGCCCGCGCGAAGGCCTCCCAGTCCGCACGCATGTCCGGGCGCCAGCTCCTGAGCACTGCCTGCATGCGGCCGAGCCCATAGGCGGACAGCGGGACGGCGGAGATAAGGCAGAGCACGAACGCCGGCGCGAAGGGCACGCGTCCTCGCCACGGGAGCCGCGCATACCGCCCGGGCGCCTCACCGGCCGCCTGCATCGCGCGAAGGAGGGCGAGCGTGGCGAGCGGGACGAGGTACGTGATGAAGCGGTACACGAGCACGTAGAGGAGAGCGAAGGCCGCCGTGGCGAGGAGCGTGAAGTCCCGCAGCCGTCGATCCTCGCTCGGTGGAGCGACCGGCACCCGGCTTCGCCAGAGGACGAGGAGGCCCGCCCACCAGCCGAGGTTCAGGACGAGCGTGTCGCGCGTGGTCCGCGACGCGTTCTCCGGGCTCGGGAGCGTCTCGTTCCCCAGGTAGAAGCTCAGGTTCTGCACCACCCAGACCCGCACGTTGGCCGGGAAATGCGGATGGAGGAGAAGTCCGAGCGCGACGCCGATCGCCGGGTAGAGGATCATGCGCCAGTCTGCCCGCTGCTCGACCCAGACGTCGTAGATGAAGAAGAGAACACAGAGTCCGAGGAACGCCTCGAACGCGGTGTAGGTGAGCGTGTACAGCCAGGCGACGACGCCGAGCCATACGGTCCGCCGGCGGCTCGCGAGCGGGATGGCGATCAGGATGAGCAGGAGCGAGAGGGTCTCGGGCCGCAGCCGGATCATGCGCAGCATGAAGTCGGCCGAGGCGCCGAAGACGAGGAGCGGGATGGCGATGCCCCAGCGTCCGATGGCGGCAACGGCGCCGTGGGCCAGCGCGGCCGCGACCAGCGCGCCGAGGAGTGCGAGGGCGATGAACCCGCCCGTGGTCGGGTCGGAGAGGACGGCGAACGGGACGAGCAGCACGTGGAACAGGAGCTCCTTGTCGCCGAAGCCGTCGTACATGATGCTGAGGCGGGCCCACTCGAGGCGATGGAACAGACCCCGCTCGGCGTAGGCCCGCGCCACCGCCAGGTGGTAGTAGGAATCGCCGTCCGGCAGCACCGGCAGGCGCACGTAGAGCAGGCACAGAACGAGCGCAGAGGCCGCGAAGACCAGCCCGACGCTTGCCCAGAGTGTGGAGCGTGACGCCACGGGGGTGACTCTCCTACCGATTCGGCGGCCGTGACGGAAGGGCGAGCGGCCGGCGACGGCTGCCTGCCGCTTGACGCGAGCCTCGGGCGCGCCGTAGACGCCGCAGGGTGCCCACGGGCGGTGCGCGACGGAAGCGCGGCCTCGTCCTCGTCGTCCTCCTCGCCGCGACGCTCGCCTACCTCCTCTACCCGCTCTCCAGCGCCCGCTTCCGCATCGTCGTCGACGAGGTGAAGCTGCGCGCCCGCGAGCGTTACCTGGCCGAGGCGCCCCGCATCGACCCGTCCCGCGCCAGGCGAAACGTCGTCCTCATCCTGGCCGACGACCTCGGCAAGACCGACATCACGCGCTACGACGGCTGGGTGCCGACGCCCCGGATCGACGCGATCGGGCGCGAAGGGGCAACCTGCGCGGAGGGCTACATCACCTCGCCGATCTGCAGCCCCTCGCGCGCGGGCCTCATGACCGGCCGCTACCAGCAGCGCTTCGGCCACGAGCTCCAGCCGCACGACCGCTACCCGCGGAACCGCCTCGAGTACTACCTCTTCAAGTACCTCCTCGCGCGCGGCGATTTCCGGGTGGCCGATCTCATCGCCTTCCCGCGCTTCGAGGACATCCTCGAGCAGGGCCTGCCCATTTCCGAGGTGACGCTCGCCGAGGTCCTGCGCCGTCAGGGCTACCGGACCGCCATCATCGGGAAGTGGCATCTCGGCAGCTACGGCGGTCACATCCCGATCCGTCGCGGCTTCGACTACCACTACGGGTTCTACGAGGCGCACACGCTCTACGCCGACCCCGCCGATCCCGACATCGTGAACCGGCGGCACGACGACTTCACGGACCGCCACATCTGGAGCCAGGGGCGCCGCGGCAACTGCGCCCTCCGCCGCAACGACGACGTCGTCGACGAGAAGATGTACCTGACCGAGAAGATCGCCGACGAGAGCGTGCGCTGGCTCGAGGCCAACGCGACGGGGCCCTTCTTCCTCTACGTCCCTTTCAACGCCCCGCACACGCCGTTCCAGGTCCCGCGCCGCTACTACGAACGCTTTGCGCAGATCACCGACCCGAACCGGCGCATCTACGCCGCGATGATCGCCGCCCTCGACGACGCCGTCGGCCGCATCATGGACGCCCTTGCCCGCCTCGGGCTCGACGACAACACGCTCGTCTTCTTCCTGAGCGACAACGGCGGCGCGACGTACACGGGGGCGACCGACAACGCGCCGCTGCGGGGCGGCAAGTTCACGAACTTCGAGGGCGGGATCAACGTGCCGTTCCTCGTGCGCTGGCGGGGCACGATCCCGGCGGGCGCGTCGTGCACGCACCCGGCGAGCGCCCTCGACGTGTTCGCGACGGCCGTGGACGCGGCCGGCGCCGAGCTGCCGTCGGACCGGCCCTACGACGGCGTCTCGCTCCTGCCCTACCTGACCGGCCGCACCACGGCCGCGCCCCACGAGGCGCTCTTCTGGCGTGCCGAGTACCACAAGGCCATCCGCAAGGGCGACTGGAAGCTCGTGAAGGACGAGATGAGCGGCCGCACCGTGCTCTACGATCTCGCGACGGACAAGGGAGAGCGCCGGAACCTGGCACCGGCGCAGCCCGAGGTGGTGCGCGAGCTCGAGCAGGCCCTCACGCGCTGGGAGAACGAGATGGTGAGCCCGCTCTGGCCGCGCGTCATGGACTTCCGCTTCGTCGACGGGGAGGAAGTTTACTTCTTCCCGCTGTGAAGCTCAGTGATCGTGCCCTTTCGGACGCGCCGCGAGTGCGTGCGCTCGAGCGTCGACGGCGGCCGTCAGGCAGAGACCCTTGTGGGCGAGCAGATCCTCGAACGCGCGGAGCCAGCACCCGTAGTAGCTCCACTCTTCCTCGCGACGCTCCCACACGGCGATCTCGCTGATCAGCCGCTGCCGGAACTCCTCCCACTCGAACGCGCCCGCCTCGTGGAGCGCCATCGTGAGGCCGAAGACACGGCTCTCCCACACCTCGGCGAAGGCGAGCTCGCCGTTTCTCCGCGGCGGCGCCGTAGGGCCACTCTGGTCGAGCGTCGCACGCCGTCGCGGCGTGGCGCCCTCGTCCGCCGTCGCCGCCGGCGTGCGGAGGCTCAGCCCGTCAGCTGTCACCGCCCACCTCGGGTGGCCGACCCGCCCTCGCGACGCCGATCATCGCGTCGCGCGTGACCAGCGCCGCGAGGTCATCCTGGCTCATGGCGTCGGTGCCGGCGGGTCGCTCGGGCAGTACCATGTACCGCATCTCGGCACTCGAGTCCCACACACGGACCTCGACGTCCGCCGGCAGCACGAGACCCATCTCGGCGAGCACCGCGCGCGGCTCCCGCACCATGCGCGCACGATAGGCGGGGCTCTTGTACCAGGAGGGCGGGAGACCGAGCAGGCCCGATGGATAGCAGGAGCACAGCGTGCAGACGACGACGTTGTGCACCGCCGGGCCGTTCTCGACGACCACCAGGGGCGCATCCGGGATCGCCGTCACGCCGAGCTCGGCGATCGCCGCCCAGGGGTCGGCGAGGAGGCGCGCGCGATAGCCGGGATCGCTCCACGCGCGGGCCACCGCCTTCGCACCGTTCATCGGCCCGATGTCCTGCTCGAAGCGGCGGATGATCGCGTCGACGACCTCCGATCGCACGAGTCCCTTCTCGACGAGCAGCGACTCCAGCGCCTCGGCGCGGAGCGCGTTGGCGTCCCGTTCCGTCATGGCTCGCCTCCGACCGGCGTCAGGTATGCCTCGAAGAGGTCGAGGTGCACCGCGCTCCCGGACTCGGCGTCGGGGCCCCACAGCTCGAGGGCACTGAAGCGCACGCCGTACACGTACTGCGGATGCTCGCCGAGGCCGTGGGCATGTGTGTCGGGAAAGACACAGGCGGGGTGCACTCGATGCACGACACCTCGCTTGCCGCGCACATATCGCGGTAGTCGCGTGTGCCCCGGCGGATGAATGTTACGCGCGAGGACCCGGTCTCCCACCGTGAAGCGCGGCGGTGCCTCGATCGGGCGGAGGACACCAGTGAACGCGCCGTGGCGCGGCGCAGTCGACGGCGCAGCTCGGGCGCGCGCCGGCGCGGCTGCGAGACGCGCCTCGAGCTCCCCCGGTTCGAGCAGGCCCGCCTCGACGAGAATGGTCTCGAGCGCGCGGAGCCACCGCCCGTAGTATCCGACGCCGAGGTAGGTGGCCGGCTCGAGGCGCTCGATCGCGTGGCGGAAGGCATCGATGTTGCTCCATCCCGTCCCCACCACCTGGAAGACCATCCCGAGCACCCGGCTCTCCCACGGCGCGTGGAAGAGGGGCTCGTTCACCTCGACGGGCACGGGGCCGAACCCGTGCATCCCGCCCATGTCGTGAATGCCGTCCACGACGGCGCGAGCATAGGCTCGGAACCTTCGGCATTGTCAACGACAGGATCGGTGCCGAGAGCACGCGGCTGTGGTAGGCCATGCGTCGCATGACCACCGCATCGCCCGACTGGGGCTTCCCCTCCGACCTGGAGGACGTCTCCGGCGAGGTCGCGATCGCCGGCGTCGGGGAGGCGGACCACACCAAGGCCTCGGGCCGCACCACCAAGCAGATCGCCGCGCAGGCGATCGAGCGCGCGCTCGCCGATGCGGGCCTCACGCCGCGGGACGTCGACGGCATCATGTACTCGCCCTTCGACGGGCAGCAGTTCGGGGCCGACGACTACCGGGCGCACTTCGGCACGAGCCACGACATGTGGGTGTCCACCGCCGGCGGGGGCATGGTGTGGGCCGGCTCCGCCCCGCACGAGGCGGCGCTCGCGATCCGCACGGGGAAGGCGCACACCATCGTCAACGTGTTCTCGGTCGCGTGGGCCACCCAGCGCGCGGACATGGTGGGCGGTCCCGGCGAGGTGCACGCGGCGGAGCTCTTCAAGCAGAACCTCGAGGTGCCGTTCGGCTGGTTCCCGCAGCCCGTCTACTTCGCGACCATCGCGCGCCGTCACATGTACGACTACGGCACGACGCCCGCCCAGCTCGGCGCGATCGCCGTCGCCTGCCGCCGCCACGCGAACCTCACGCCCGCGGCCGTGCTGCACGACAAGCCGCTCACGCTCGAGCAGTACCTCGCGAGCCCCGCCATCTGCGATCCCTTTCGCAAGGAGGACTGCTGCCTCATCTCCGACGGCGGGGGCGCCTACGTCATGACGTCGGTGGATCGCGCCCGCGACCTGCGAGCGCCCGTCGTCGAAGTGGCGGGTGTCGGCGTCGGGAACTCCAAGACTCGTACCTACTGGGCGCAGCAGGGCGACTTCACGGCGACGCCCCAGGTCTTCGCCGCGCCGGGCGCCTTCCGGATGGCGGGCATCGTCCCCGCAGACGTGGACGTGCTCGCCTGCTATGACCCGTTCACGATCGTCTCGCTCATGCAGATCGAGGACATGGGCTTCTGCAAGAAAGGCGAGGGCGGCCCGTTCGTCGAGGGGACGACGCTGCACTTCGACGGCGGGCGACTTCCGTACAACACGCACGGGGGCATGCTCTCGCACGCCTACGTGCTCGGCATCGCGCACGTCGTGGAGGTTGTCCGCCAGCTCCGGGGTGAGGCGGCGGCACAGGTGAAGGACGCCGAGATCGGCGTCTACGGCGGCTACACCGGCCCGCAGGCGAGCACGCTCATCCTGAGGCGCCGGTGAGATTCCGTAACGAGTTCCCGCTGCCCGATACGGACTGGCCGCCGACGCGCGAGTTCTGGGCCGCGGCGGCACGCGGCGAGCTCGCGGTGCCCCGCTGCGACGCGTGCCCGCGCTACGTCTGGTATCCCGACGGCACGTGTCGCTTCTGCGGTTCGCACACCTCCACCTGGACGGCGGTGAGCGGCCGCGGGCGGCTCTTCTCGTGGTCGGTCGTCCGCCGTGCCTTCATCCCGCAGCTCGCAGCGGACGTGCCGTACGTCGCGGGTCTGGTGGCGATCGAGGAGGATGCGGCGGTGCGCATCGTGACGTGCATCGTCGACTGCGACCCCGCGTTGCTGCGCGTGGACATGCCGATGCGCGTCGTCTTCTGGCCGCTCCGCTTCGCGGGCGTGCGGGGCGAAGTCACGGCGCCGATGTTCGTGCCGGCGTGACGGACCCCCGGCACATGTGTCCGATGGTATCGAGCCTCCCCGGCGAGCGCGCTCGCGTGCGGGCTGCGCTGCTCGCGATCGTGCTGCTCGCGGCCGGCGTCCGGTGGTGCTTCTTCGTGGGGTTCGGGGTCAGCGGGGACGACATCATCTACGCGGGGATGTCGAACGGGCTGGCGCGCGGCGGCTGGGACGCCGTCAATCTCCACTACGGCGTCAACTACCGCCTCGGGTTGAGCGTCCCGCTCGCGCTCCTCTTTCGCGCGGGTGGCATCAACGACTTCACGTACGTGATCTACCCGCTCCTCATGTCGCTGGTGTCGATCGTCGTGGTCTTCCTGCTCGGCCGCCGCCTGTTCGGGAGCGCGGCGGGCCTGACGGCGGCGTTGCTGGTGGCGACCTGCCCGTTCGACGCCGTGTTCGCCTCGTCGATGACGATCGACATCATCACCTCGTGCCTGGCGGCCATCACGGTGCTTGCGTTCCTGGCGGCCCGGGAGGTCTCCGGCGCCCGACGCTTCGGGTACGCGTTCCTCGGGGCGGCGGCGACCCTGGTCGGCTACATGATCA is a genomic window of Deltaproteobacteria bacterium containing:
- a CDS encoding type II toxin-antitoxin system VapC family toxin — translated: MLTTLPHQPRITADAALRLVRRSLRRFKLVSPGARDYSATVRTLAEARLVGGIIYDALVARVAAKSRAQEILTLNRRDFDRLGPLFGVKVRAP
- a CDS encoding DUF692 domain-containing protein; translated protein: MALFSHLGHGIGLRPPHYPRVVDGTARVDWFEVISENFMIPGGRPLHVLEKARALAPVVLHGVSMNLGGTDPLNERHLGELERLIRRFEPAWVSEHLCWGAFGRHYAHDLLPLPYTEETLAHVADRIRHVQERLGRRILVENVSSYVTFRHSTMPEWTFLGGVAEAADCGILLDVNNIYVSAVNHGFSPDDYLAGLPPERIGQIHLAGHSDAGTHLVDTHDHPVPSPVWTLYRDAVRRFGPVSTLVEWDDHIPAFEELVAEAEHARTVEAEALGACRQPA
- a CDS encoding mechanosensitive ion channel codes for the protein MTTISDRLQDAGPGWVVLGVAALALLAMPILRRLLPRGRRHRGGGAVLFLGVSVVLSASAILLGGMAGASLGTLVQVLSVLTLGIGLVAIAGLVVFDLVLARVGVDVPSILRDLLLVSVAVALVMGFLRLAGLDLFSLVTTSAVLTAVIGLALQSTIANVFGGLGLQLDRTLGRGEWIEVGSRVGRILEIGWRSTRIVTKDGDTVFVPNSELVAGEVLNFSRPTGAHRMTVRIGFDYRHPPGQVRGVLVAAVRDVPGVLEQPPPDCGPHDFGESAIVYGLRYWIADFEHDTVIDEEVRTRIWHAAQRAGLEIPYPIRTVISADGGAGETFSQARRLSRTNPAEGGD
- a CDS encoding sulfatase — protein: MPTGGARRKRGLVLVVLLAATLAYLLYPLSSARFRIVVDEVKLRARERYLAEAPRIDPSRARRNVVLILADDLGKTDITRYDGWVPTPRIDAIGREGATCAEGYITSPICSPSRAGLMTGRYQQRFGHELQPHDRYPRNRLEYYLFKYLLARGDFRVADLIAFPRFEDILEQGLPISEVTLAEVLRRQGYRTAIIGKWHLGSYGGHIPIRRGFDYHYGFYEAHTLYADPADPDIVNRRHDDFTDRHIWSQGRRGNCALRRNDDVVDEKMYLTEKIADESVRWLEANATGPFFLYVPFNAPHTPFQVPRRYYERFAQITDPNRRIYAAMIAALDDAVGRIMDALARLGLDDNTLVFFLSDNGGATYTGATDNAPLRGGKFTNFEGGINVPFLVRWRGTIPAGASCTHPASALDVFATAVDAAGAELPSDRPYDGVSLLPYLTGRTTAAPHEALFWRAEYHKAIRKGDWKLVKDEMSGRTVLYDLATDKGERRNLAPAQPEVVRELEQALTRWENEMVSPLWPRVMDFRFVDGEEVYFFPL
- a CDS encoding nitrile hydratase accessory protein, translating into MSLRTPAATADEGATPRRRATLDQSGPTAPPRRNGELAFAEVWESRVFGLTMALHEAGAFEWEEFRQRLISEIAVWERREEEWSYYGCWLRAFEDLLAHKGLCLTAAVDARAHALAARPKGHDH
- the nthA gene encoding nitrile hydratase subunit alpha — translated: MTERDANALRAEALESLLVEKGLVRSEVVDAIIRRFEQDIGPMNGAKAVARAWSDPGYRARLLADPWAAIAELGVTAIPDAPLVVVENGPAVHNVVVCTLCSCYPSGLLGLPPSWYKSPAYRARMVREPRAVLAEMGLVLPADVEVRVWDSSAEMRYMVLPERPAGTDAMSQDDLAALVTRDAMIGVARAGRPPEVGGDS
- the nthB gene encoding nitrile hydratase subunit beta is translated as MDGIHDMGGMHGFGPVPVEVNEPLFHAPWESRVLGMVFQVVGTGWSNIDAFRHAIERLEPATYLGVGYYGRWLRALETILVEAGLLEPGELEARLAAAPARARAAPSTAPRHGAFTGVLRPIEAPPRFTVGDRVLARNIHPPGHTRLPRYVRGKRGVVHRVHPACVFPDTHAHGLGEHPQYVYGVRFSALELWGPDAESGSAVHLDLFEAYLTPVGGEP
- a CDS encoding thiolase family protein, with amino-acid sequence MRRMTTASPDWGFPSDLEDVSGEVAIAGVGEADHTKASGRTTKQIAAQAIERALADAGLTPRDVDGIMYSPFDGQQFGADDYRAHFGTSHDMWVSTAGGGMVWAGSAPHEAALAIRTGKAHTIVNVFSVAWATQRADMVGGPGEVHAAELFKQNLEVPFGWFPQPVYFATIARRHMYDYGTTPAQLGAIAVACRRHANLTPAAVLHDKPLTLEQYLASPAICDPFRKEDCCLISDGGGAYVMTSVDRARDLRAPVVEVAGVGVGNSKTRTYWAQQGDFTATPQVFAAPGAFRMAGIVPADVDVLACYDPFTIVSLMQIEDMGFCKKGEGGPFVEGTTLHFDGGRLPYNTHGGMLSHAYVLGIAHVVEVVRQLRGEAAAQVKDAEIGVYGGYTGPQASTLILRRR